GATCGAAAGGCATTAATGCAATTACATCTACATCTGTCGATTGAAATTCTACAGAACatgatgaaggagaagatcAATGTTGTATTATAAGCAAAGTTGCAGCAGTTATGCATGTCGAAAACCCTAACTAGCAAGTTGTATACGAAgtagcgtctttatgctcatcgtttggaagAAGGTGCGTCTATTCACGAACACTTAACtgtgtttaaataaattctctcAGACCTAGAAGCCATAGAAGTTTAGTATGATAAAgaaaatttagggttaattctactttgtttgtttcccctatcttattcaacctttacaGATGCAATTTTTTATGGTTGTGAATCTCTCACAGTTGATAAAGTCTATGCTTCCTTAACCTTGTATgacaagatgaaacatcttgtgGCTGGATTTTACTCTTAGAGAGAGAGTCTCATTTTTCGTAGGAGACAAGAATAAAATACTGATGATAATCGTGGGAGGACATAGGAATGAAATCCTCGCAGCAAATCTAAAGGTAGACTGAGATATTCAAATAGAGgtaaaatttgtaacttttgtaagaagaaagggcacattaagtttgagttctataagttgcagaataagatcaaaagggagatgacgaattgaaaaagaaaacaaccaGAACAATCtgatgaagctgatgttgtagaagactacagtaATGGTGAACTCCTAGTTTCGTTTGCCGAGAACTCTAAAGTGATCAAGTAGTGGATCCTTAATTCTGGTTGCACCTTCCATATGAGTCCCAATCGAGATTGGTTTACAACATATAAAATAGTGTTATTTTGATAGGAAATAATGCTTTATGTAAAATCGTAGGTATTGGCATGATCGAaattaagatgtttgatggagtccTCAAGACATTTAGTGGCGTACGACATGTGCCataataaaagagaaatttgattttgtttagtACTCTTGATTTAAAAGGGTACAAGTATACAACTGAAAGTGGGGTTCTGAAGATTAACTAGGGTTCattcgttgtgatgaaagggtagagaaagattgccaagttatatgttttgcaaggtTCAATTGTTATTGGTGACGCAACTGTCatttcctcttccttgtcagatgatgatgttactagactttggcatatgtgtctagggcatatgagtgagaactACATGATataattgagcaaaagaggacttcttgatggacaaaatattaacaaattgaAGTTCTATGAGCACttcatttttgggaagcaaaagagagtttgaaTCATAAGAGGAACCCATAACACAAAGAGAACACTggattatattaattatgatatttGAGGACCATTGAGAGTGCCTTTGAGGGGTGACGCTAATTATATACTTATgatcattgatgatttttctagaaaaaattGGGCATTCTTCTTGAAGTATAAAAGTGATGTGATTTTCATGTTTAAggcttggaaaactatgatcgAGAAGCAGacaagaaaatagataaaactaCTTCACACAAATAATGGCTtggaattatattttaatgagtTTAATGAATTATGCAAATAAGAAGGGATTGTGAGACACTTGACAATTCATCATACTCTACAACAAAATGGCATTTCAGAATGGATGAATAGAACAATTATGGAAAATgtttgatgtatgttgtcaTATGCTTGTTTACCGAAGTTGTTTTGGgctgaagcagcctctactgcatgtttttttattagCCAATCTTCCTCCGTTTCCTTTGAGAAAAATACTCCACAAAAGGTATGGTCTGATAATCCTGTTAATTATTCtgatttgatgatttttggacgtcctgcgtatgctcatgttgataatgagAAATTGGAACCTAGATCcattaaatgtatttttcttcGTTATAAGGCTGGTGTTAAaaggtataagttatggtgtccagaaaatataaaagttgtgattagcaaagatgttattttttatgaaattgctATGTtgcctaacttatctcttaaagaatcTTCCAATAAAGACCAGCAAAGTTCAAACACACATATGAAGCTGGTGGAGCTTTAGATTGATCCAAGACCTACAATAGAGTCTACTCTTCAAGTTAGTATAGAAACTCAAAGTAGAGTTGCTTATTCACCACAATATTCTATTGCCAAGAAGAGACCTAGAAGTGAAATTAAATCTCCAAAGAGGTACGCCGAAGCTGATCTAGTTACTTATACTTTAAAcatggctgaagatatagatacAAATCAAGAGTCATCTTCTTATTCCTAGGCAGTTAGCTGTGAAGATTTAGGAAAGTGGATGTTTGTTATGCAAGAAAAGATGGAATCAGTCCATAAGAATAGAACATGGGACCTAGTGAAGCTTCCTAagggtaaaaaggttgttcattGTAAATGAGTAttcaagaagaaagaagagactCTAGAAGTCGAAGAACCCAAGTATAATGCAAGGCTAATTGCAAAAGGTTACAGTCAGATTCTAGATGTAGACTTCATACATGTGTTTTCTCCCGTTCTAAAGTAGAATGCCAAAACAACCATACTGCCTTCGGTGTATTGACATAGCTAGTAGATGTCGTGACACGCCTTCGGAGCAAAGCCAAAGCTAAGCACGCTGCCATTGATGTCGAGACATAGCAAGAGGATGTCACGACATCGATCATGTACATGAAAGCATTAACGAGTTAAGGGCGTTTTGGtccataaaaagaaaattaacgAAGAAATATCAATCGACCTAGGGCTAAGGAGGATGACCAACCCTAACATtataaatagactcattaaacaCTTGAGAGGGgacctttttttttaacttaaaattttctttttaatctagTTTCagtttttagttcattttagccttaggatttattttcatttgttttttctcGTGATATTCAGGGAATCTGATTTGTGGATTCAACCAAACGCTTTGTGGATTTATGCgctataatttttcaataaaccAGGATTCTTCTTAAACCTTTTATTCTTGATTCGTTATTCATGTTCACTTTatttatcaagtttatattgtttgaGAAATCCATAAgtaactaatcctcttatgggaGATTAGCGAGTGAAagtgtgattaattaatttctatgtaGGGTTTCTTAGTGAATTAGTTGTTTAGGATAGGaaaaaacttaaaccctaagcctgacaaccctaggaagtcatctaggtgggaattaacccaaaattggtattgcctatCCATGAACCCCTTACCCCAAAccagtctggactgtgaggtcgagagataagtagctCTTGTCGACTCGTTAGTTTTGGCAGAAGATCGAGAGGTCTTGCTAGGGTAAtaactagttgattgagtagaAATCCAACATAAGAATTAGTTATGACCACTGAAGCGAGGTAATCACCCATGCTTAGGTTTGGTTGAGTTTATAGATTAGTTTtctattttcactattttatgcatgatttatTCTTGcctttacaaaaataattcctttttaatttatatttcgtcgtactataatttatttaaagtactaattaattctatttacgTTTAGGTTAATCttaatttagtactcgcctctcttgggtacaatcctcaaagtacttacctactttattgtaaaactatattacaacctgactcgatacttgcggacaccacctcaattccataattttagtagcagtattcacactttggacGTTAGTACGTTCTAAGGTTGCCAGTCAGCAAACAACAACACGAGAATTCACCATTAGATACGTTAAATGTCTACTTTAATACCAATTGTTGCTACCTACAGTTGTTGTTTTCTTAATATGAAAACTTGTAAGGGAACTTCTTGACTTTAGTGGCCACTATGGCTTGACACTGCGAAAAAATgtgcaaacaaaaacaaaaaacaccaAGGATTTATTTACGTAGTTTGGTTTCCCTATATCTGTGGAGTCTAGCTCAATGAGTAATCCCACTATCTTTAATTCACAATATATCAAGTGGTTTACACTTTATCACTCCCCAAGTATAAAGAACTTACCTTTGAACATAAATACTACAACACTCACCTCCAAATCTTTCCCTTGAGAACTTGGGCaataaacactcaacaatgTTTACAATATAGTTTGCACTCTCTCACAAAATAGTTCCTCAATGAACAGATTCAATTGTTCTCAATAAGTTCTCTTACATAACCTAGACAAGCCTCAAGTATAATTATCAATCTCAACTACAAACATAAAGTCTAAGTGAATACAAAATAACTCCTTCAAAATAGCTATTACAACATCAATATTCAAAGCACAATCAATTAAAGATATGCTTTTCAAATTCAACAGCACAATCTCGATTAGATCTCCAAATTCCAAGGGTTGGATAGATTCAGTCGAATCCAGTCCAATATTCAAAGTTCAAATTTTGGTTTCCATAGATGGACCATAGTATCTTCAATATAACAATACATTAACATGCCCTaagattttctttattaaattgcAAACTCAAATAAGACAAATAATCAACTGCCTTAGTGgcaactagaggtgctcatggtagGGCGGCCTGCCTGACTGACGGCCCGCCCttaaaatatgggagggtttgggtaaaaatataggccgaaatatgggcttgggcaaaaaataagGCCCGATTTAAAAGCGGGCAGACCTCGAACACAACTTTTTGGCCGGGCCCcacccgaatataataaatattttattatttttattttttaattttaaaatacttttaaaatacttttattaaatttttaaattttaaaattttttaaaatactttttaaattttttaattttaaaatattttaaaatactttttaaattttattttaattttaaaataatttttggtatttatttaaaaaagcaGGTCGGGCGGGCCGGGcaggcttatgaattttttcgggccgggctgggcaaaattctaggcccatattttggttTGGGCAGGCCGAGCCTAggacccgggccaaaatttttttctgggcccggcccggcccatgagcacctctagtggCAACCTATAATGAGCATTGTCGAGTGCCACTCAATTTCATTCTTCACATCTTGCTTAATCATCatgtatttatttgttgttttttcgctcttgtttctaataaatttcttaattgGATGTTAATTTAGTGAGGAgatttaaagggaaaaaaaagactTCATATCAAAAAGACTTTTCTTAGTAGAAGAtagaataatttataaaatcaacACACCAATCACATATAATGTAtgatatcaaataaattaaagtcAATGGACAATATTCACACGAAAATAAAAACGCAGGGCGAGGAAGCTTCCAATCAGTTTATTTATAGATAGGATGGTGTTTACAACCTCCACCATTCTAATTATTAAGTGGGCACGTTCTTATTTATTCAAGTATTcgtatttatatgtataaaaaaggCATTCCTATTTAAAAATCCGGCAGCTAATTAGACCAAGTTGCTGTTGCGTGGTCaagatttgttttgtttttaatattactaGGGAGAAATCAACCAGGTATTACATAATATGTTTTCGacaataaattatttccaaGTCTGCGTGATTTCTCAGTATAAATGTTTGTGTTTTGCTAATGAAAATGAAGCAACAATTCTACTAGCTTTCATCTACATTTCGCCCCAGAAATTATAGTAAAGCAGAGACAATGAGAGGATTATCGGTGTTGAGTTGGATTCTGATCATCTGCGTCTGCCAAGTAGCAGTGCGGAGCCAATACTACTCGGACACCGTACCATATCAACCCAGGCCAGTTGTGGTCACCAATCTTCATTTCTATATGCACGAATTTACGGGCACTACAGCAGTCGTGCTAACCCAAGCTAACATCACAAGCAATAATACATCAGTGACATTTGCCACCCTAGTTGCCGTTAATGATCCCCTCAGGACTGGTCCTGAGCCTGACTCAGAGCTGATTGGAAATGTTCAGGGTATTTCCCTCCTAGCCGGATCAAATGCATCGAGCACGCAGTACATAGATTTTGGATTCAATACCGGTAAGTTTAACGGAAGCTCTCTAAGCGTATTTTCAAGGGGAGAAGCTGGGCTTGCGGTGGTCGGAGGAAGAGGCCAATTCGCGATGGCAACAGGGACTGCACTATTTAACCCTCTCCTTATAAATGCCACCAATGTCATCATTGAATTTAACGTTACTGTAATTCATTACTAAGATGTTATTTACAGAGTCAATCGTCTTGGGTTGTGTGAAAGTCATATGATTATGCTCCACTTGTTAGAATAAATGTATGAGAAATATATAGGTTTGtagtattaaaaattaaaattctcatACTTGGTCATTGTACTTTATCATTATAcgagaaataaatattaaatcctTAGCTACAAAAATATATCTACTCCGTACTTATCTTCATCTCTAATAGAGgttggcttatgcaaaattcGGAAAGTTTATTGATAACGAAACAATTATTATATGGTGTCAAAGTCAAATATTACAACAAAAGCAAGTTTCTGGACTATTTGGCGTTGACTGCAACAAAGCAAtcatgaaaacttaaaaaaacctAATATGGGCATTGGTGTGTTTGATTCTTTGGCCCTCGACATGTTTACTTTGCTCTATATATCATGACAAATATATTCTTGTGTTGGGACTTCAATTCCCAAAAATATGATCCAGATAACCAAAGTTTGAtcaaagacagagagaaaagtttcattatttttattgataccAAATTTTGTCCAAGTCGATAAATCCAGATTAGGCCATACTTAGTCCACTAACAGATCAACAAATCATGGCATAATGCCAAATTTTGCAAtcaatattagatttttttttttaaattatgctgTTATTCTTTGATCTTTTCgctaaatttaactctcaacctttcgtaaaaattaaatttgaccatcaaccttttaaaaatagtcaaattattatatttttaatgcaatTATTAActaaaacgttaaaatttttaatcatgaTAGCCCGCATAGCAATTCACACGTCTTTCAtgctaattttataaaaatttctaaaccttttataacttttattttattttatttttaaatattttataactatgaaattattagttgaCGTGgcatattaaacaaaaaaaggCCATGTCATACCTAGATTGCCACACCaacatcataaaaaattaatgttttaatcaacattttcattaaaaagataaattgacacttttaaaagattaatgacAAATTTTAGTTCAAGTAAAAGAGCCCTATTAAGAAAAGTTAAACGTTGAGGGCTAAAATTgacattatattataaatcaaCCTTTTGAACTTAATTCAAGACTCAGTTAaattttgggattaaattgaaatttcaaattaaactaagcctttggttaaatttttcaaaagttaaatcACAGCAAAAGTTAAATTTGACTTCCTAATCTCCAACCATAGACCAAATTTGTTGAAGTGTTCAGCTTATTAcaatttctttcatataaaatttcacttttagtTTTATAACAGATTAATAAAATGCTCTTAACTTGTAAACTCAAACACTCAACTAtactattttagtgtaaaatcTTTTCTTGTTTTGAAGATATTGTTTAGCAATTGACATTTATATTATCTTAaataatttgatgtattatgaataagattatttatttgatgtattatgcGTTCTTCTTATTAcacaattttataattgttcGACATAGTCACTCAGTTGAACAAAGCTCGCTCACATCGGATGACAGAAAGGAGCAAAGTTGCCTATATAGGAACTCGTCCAGCTGACCTGAAGAAAGTCACGATCATATCATGTTGCA
This sequence is a window from Gossypium raimondii isolate GPD5lz chromosome 5, ASM2569854v1, whole genome shotgun sequence. Protein-coding genes within it:
- the LOC105768524 gene encoding dirigent protein 4, which gives rise to MRGLSVLSWILIICVCQVAVRSQYYSDTVPYQPRPVVVTNLHFYMHEFTGTTAVVLTQANITSNNTSVTFATLVAVNDPLRTGPEPDSELIGNVQGISLLAGSNASSTQYIDFGFNTGKFNGSSLSVFSRGEAGLAVVGGRGQFAMATGTALFNPLLINATNVIIEFNVTVIHY